A stretch of the Mycolicibacterium celeriflavum genome encodes the following:
- a CDS encoding PH domain-containing protein, with protein MNDWDVEIRPRLALYFAYAAAALILAAHVTVGALLKIGSTGVIFRTADQVAIALLGVVIAGVVLMFARPRLRVGAPGVAVRNLLGDKIIPWSDVVDISFPRGARWARVDLPDDEYIPVMAIQAVDKDRAVDAMDRVRALYDHYKGINSH; from the coding sequence ATGAATGACTGGGACGTCGAGATACGCCCCCGCCTGGCACTGTATTTCGCCTACGCCGCCGCGGCGCTGATCCTCGCCGCCCACGTCACCGTCGGCGCATTGTTGAAAATCGGCTCCACCGGGGTGATCTTCCGGACCGCCGACCAGGTGGCGATCGCGCTGCTGGGCGTGGTCATCGCCGGTGTGGTGCTGATGTTCGCCCGGCCGCGGTTGCGGGTCGGAGCACCGGGTGTAGCGGTGCGGAACCTGCTCGGCGACAAAATCATTCCATGGTCGGACGTCGTCGACATCTCGTTTCCGCGAGGCGCGCGGTGGGCCCGCGTCGATCTGCCCGACGACGAATACATTCCGGTCATGGCGATTCAGGCCGTCGACAAGGACCGCGCCGTCGACGCGATGGACCGCGTCCGCGCCCTGTACGACCATTACAAGGGCATCAACTCACACTGA
- the ribH gene encoding 6,7-dimethyl-8-ribityllumazine synthase, which yields MSGTGVPDLPNIDGSGLKLAIVASTWHETICDALLDGARKVASGAGIDDPTVVRVLGAIEIPVVAQALAATHDAVVALGVVIRGETPHFDYVCDAVTQGLTRVSLDASTPVANGVLTTDTEQQALDRAGLPSSAEDKGAQAAAAALTTALTLRGLRAHE from the coding sequence GTGAGTGGTACGGGCGTACCCGATCTCCCGAATATCGACGGATCGGGGCTGAAGCTGGCCATCGTGGCCAGCACATGGCACGAGACCATCTGCGACGCGCTGCTCGACGGCGCCCGCAAAGTCGCTTCGGGCGCCGGCATCGATGACCCCACCGTGGTGCGGGTGTTGGGCGCCATCGAAATCCCGGTCGTGGCACAGGCATTGGCGGCCACCCACGATGCCGTGGTGGCGTTGGGTGTGGTGATCCGCGGCGAGACACCGCATTTCGACTATGTCTGCGATGCGGTCACCCAGGGCCTGACCCGGGTGTCACTGGACGCGTCGACACCGGTCGCCAACGGGGTGCTGACGACCGACACCGAGCAGCAGGCCCTGGACCGTGCCGGGCTGCCCTCCTCGGCCGAGGACAAAGGCGCCCAGGCGGCCGCTGCGGCGCTGACCACGGCGCTGACCCTGCGAGGCCTTCGCGCTCATGAATGA
- a CDS encoding bifunctional 3,4-dihydroxy-2-butanone-4-phosphate synthase/GTP cyclohydrolase II has translation MTRLDSVERAVADIAAGKAVVVIDDEDRENEGDLIFAAEKATPELVAFMVRYTSGYLCVPLDGAICDKLGLLPMYAVNQDKHGTAYTVTVDAKNGVGTGISASDRATTMRLLADPASVADDFTKPGHVVPLRAKDGGVLRRPGHTEAAVDLARLAGLQPAGAICEIVSQKDEGAMAQTDELRVFADEHDLALISIADLIEWRRKHEKHIERIAEARIPTRHGEFRAVGYTSIYDDVEHVALVRGDIAGPTSDGHDVLVRVHSECLTGDVFGSQRCDCGPQLDAAMAMVAREGRGVVLYMRGHEGRGIGLMHKLQAYQLQDAGDDTVDANLKLGLPADARDYGIGAQILVDLGVRSMRLLTNNPAKRVGLDGYGLHVIERVPLPVRANKENIRYLMTKRDRMGHDLSGLDDYHEATTMADYDEGVYLLGDRRPTDLGGAL, from the coding sequence GTGACGAGGCTGGACTCTGTTGAGCGAGCGGTTGCCGACATCGCCGCGGGCAAGGCCGTCGTCGTGATCGATGATGAGGACCGCGAGAACGAGGGCGACCTCATCTTCGCCGCCGAGAAGGCCACCCCGGAACTCGTCGCGTTCATGGTGCGCTACACCTCGGGCTATCTGTGTGTGCCGCTGGACGGTGCGATCTGCGACAAGCTGGGTCTGCTGCCCATGTACGCGGTCAACCAGGACAAGCACGGCACCGCCTACACCGTCACCGTCGATGCGAAAAACGGTGTGGGAACGGGTATTTCAGCCTCGGATCGGGCGACGACGATGCGGCTGCTGGCCGACCCCGCCAGCGTGGCCGACGACTTCACGAAGCCGGGACACGTCGTACCGCTGCGCGCGAAGGACGGCGGGGTGCTGCGCCGTCCCGGCCACACCGAGGCGGCCGTCGACCTGGCCCGGCTCGCAGGTCTGCAGCCGGCCGGTGCGATCTGCGAAATCGTCAGCCAGAAGGACGAAGGCGCGATGGCGCAGACCGACGAGCTGCGCGTCTTCGCCGACGAACACGACCTCGCGCTGATCTCGATCGCCGACCTGATCGAGTGGCGGCGCAAACACGAAAAGCACATCGAGCGCATCGCCGAGGCCCGCATCCCCACCCGCCACGGTGAGTTCCGCGCGGTCGGTTACACCAGCATCTACGACGACGTCGAGCACGTCGCCCTGGTCAGGGGCGATATCGCCGGTCCGACCAGCGACGGTCACGATGTCCTGGTCCGGGTGCACTCCGAATGCCTCACCGGCGACGTCTTCGGCTCCCAGCGCTGCGACTGCGGTCCGCAACTCGACGCAGCGATGGCGATGGTCGCCCGCGAGGGCCGCGGCGTCGTCCTGTACATGCGTGGCCACGAAGGCCGCGGCATCGGGCTCATGCACAAGCTGCAGGCCTACCAGTTGCAGGACGCCGGCGACGACACCGTCGACGCCAACCTCAAGCTCGGCCTGCCCGCCGATGCCCGCGACTACGGCATCGGCGCCCAGATCCTCGTCGACCTCGGGGTGCGCTCGATGCGGCTGCTGACCAACAACCCCGCCAAGCGGGTCGGCCTGGACGGCTACGGGCTGCACGTCATCGAGCGGGTGCCGCTTCCGGTGCGGGCCAACAAGGAGAACATCCGCTACCTGATGACCAAGCGCGACCGGATGGGCCACGACCTGAGCGGACTCGACGATTACCACGAAGCCACCACCATGGCCGACTACGACGAGGGCGTCTATCTGCTCGGCGACCGGCGCCCGACCGATCTCGGTGGAGCCCTGTGA
- a CDS encoding DUF732 domain-containing protein, with protein sequence MVTRFRGLIVGVASLSTLAVITAAPVQADEATYLEQLLPDYTHLSPQQLLAEGYRVCQIERSGNNSPTAVDMVYKDLGVSLTAATDIVRAAVVHLGC encoded by the coding sequence ATGGTCACGAGATTTCGCGGTCTGATCGTCGGCGTGGCGTCCTTGTCGACTTTGGCGGTAATAACCGCAGCGCCCGTGCAAGCCGACGAAGCAACTTATCTTGAACAGTTGCTGCCGGACTACACTCATCTCAGCCCTCAGCAGTTGCTCGCCGAGGGTTACCGCGTGTGCCAAATAGAGCGCAGCGGCAACAACTCTCCCACTGCGGTCGACATGGTCTACAAAGATCTAGGCGTGTCGCTGACCGCGGCAACCGACATCGTCAGAGCCGCAGTGGTTCACCTCGGCTGCTGA
- a CDS encoding riboflavin synthase, producing the protein MFTGIVEEVGEVVGKEELGDFARLAIRGPLVTSDARHGDSIAVNGVCLTVVEVWPDGVFTTDVIGETLNRSSLGRVGTGSRVNLERAAAVNSRLGGHIVQGHVDGTGHVVARTPSERWVVVRIALPTALSRYVVEKGSITVDGVSLTVSGLGHDWFEVSLIPTTLDLTTLGRAEVGTHVNLEVDVIAKYVERLLAPENPFTS; encoded by the coding sequence GTGTTCACCGGAATCGTCGAAGAGGTGGGCGAGGTCGTCGGCAAGGAGGAGCTCGGCGATTTCGCCCGGCTCGCGATCCGCGGACCCCTCGTGACATCGGATGCCCGCCACGGCGACTCGATCGCGGTGAACGGCGTCTGCCTGACCGTCGTCGAGGTGTGGCCCGACGGGGTGTTCACCACCGACGTGATCGGTGAGACGTTGAACCGGTCCAGCCTCGGCCGCGTCGGAACGGGTAGTCGTGTCAACCTGGAGCGTGCGGCGGCAGTCAACAGCCGCCTCGGCGGACACATCGTCCAGGGGCACGTCGACGGGACCGGACACGTGGTCGCGCGCACGCCGTCGGAGCGATGGGTGGTGGTGCGTATCGCGCTGCCGACCGCGTTGTCGCGCTATGTGGTGGAGAAGGGTTCCATCACCGTCGACGGGGTGTCCTTGACCGTGTCCGGTCTCGGGCACGACTGGTTCGAGGTGTCGTTGATCCCCACGACGCTCGACCTCACGACGCTCGGGCGCGCCGAGGTCGGAACGCACGTCAACCTCGAGGTGGACGTGATCGCGAAATATGTCGAGCGGTTGCTCGCCCCGGAAAATCCGTTCACCAGCTGA